One Halovivax ruber XH-70 genomic region harbors:
- a CDS encoding ornithine cyclodeaminase family protein has product MVLVLTEAEVESCLDLSTLVDVVGDALGKQAAGEVERPDRPHFPVGTGLAGDDPTGTAIAMPAYVHGDDLYATKLVGVHEGNADRGLPTVHAQIVLTDARTGVPTAFVGGTTVTNARTGCIGGFAVRELAPGARTLGVVGAGAQARWQTRAIDTVTALDDVRIYSPSESRLSCAADLADEGIPARAVDDAAAAVDGADVVVTATTATEPVFPADALAPGALVVAVGAFTPEMQELAPAVLDAAGTVFADVPTEVADTGDIRESTLGADDLVPLGELARDEQARASDGDAQGQAEHWRTTVDARDTPVVVDSVGSAVLDAATAITVYQRATDREIGTAFSL; this is encoded by the coding sequence ATGGTACTCGTACTCACCGAAGCGGAGGTCGAGTCGTGCCTCGATCTGTCGACCCTCGTCGACGTCGTCGGGGACGCCCTGGGAAAGCAAGCCGCCGGGGAGGTAGAGCGCCCCGATCGTCCGCACTTTCCGGTCGGCACCGGTCTGGCGGGCGACGATCCGACTGGAACGGCCATCGCGATGCCCGCGTACGTCCACGGCGACGACCTGTACGCGACGAAGCTCGTCGGCGTCCACGAGGGTAACGCCGACCGCGGGCTGCCGACGGTCCACGCGCAGATCGTCCTCACGGACGCCAGAACCGGCGTCCCGACGGCGTTCGTGGGCGGGACGACCGTCACGAACGCCCGGACGGGCTGCATCGGCGGGTTCGCGGTTCGCGAACTTGCGCCGGGCGCGCGAACGCTCGGGGTCGTCGGCGCTGGCGCGCAAGCGCGCTGGCAGACCCGCGCAATCGACACGGTCACCGCGCTCGACGACGTCCGGATCTACTCGCCGAGCGAGTCCCGACTGTCCTGCGCGGCGGACCTGGCCGACGAGGGGATCCCGGCCCGGGCGGTCGACGATGCCGCGGCAGCGGTCGACGGGGCCGACGTCGTCGTAACCGCGACGACCGCGACCGAGCCGGTGTTCCCCGCCGACGCGCTCGCACCCGGCGCGCTCGTCGTCGCCGTCGGCGCGTTCACCCCCGAGATGCAGGAACTCGCCCCCGCCGTGCTCGACGCTGCCGGGACGGTCTTCGCCGACGTCCCGACCGAGGTCGCCGACACCGGTGACATCCGCGAGAGTACACTCGGCGCCGACGATCTCGTCCCGCTCGGTGAGTTGGCCAGGGACGAGCAAGCGCGGGCATCGGACGGGGACGCGCAGGGTCAGGCCGAGCATTGGCGAACCACCGTCGATGCGCGCGACACCCCCGTCGTGGTCGATAGCGTCGGCTCGGCCGTGCTAGACGCCGCCACGGCGATCACCGTCTACCAGCGGGCGACGGACCGCGAAATCGGAACCGCATTTTCCCTGTGA
- a CDS encoding NAD(P)/FAD-dependent oxidoreductase: MDVCIVGGGIVGLSAAHSLAERGAAVTLYEQGALGTGSTARAAGGIRSQFSTPVNVSLSLASKQVWNDFEARFGVDIEYRKHGYLFLARSESTAADFRETVRMQRELGAESEYVEPSEATTYCPGLDPEPFVGATYNPDDGIADPNLAVQGYATAAREAGVEIRTGTTVTDVRRDGDRVIGVEIDGTERREVDYVVNAAGAWAGRLAELAGVDLPIAPRRRQIAVVEPTMPVPETVPLTIDLETGSYFRPEREGIALVGGHFDGPDPDADPDRFDEGMDIEWAATAVERAADYTEYFGPETRIRRGWAGLYAVTPDHHPIVEESLPGLVTAAGFSGHGFQHAPATGQLVAELVLDGEASLVDIAALDGDRFDRGESLAEHHVA, from the coding sequence ATGGATGTCTGTATCGTGGGTGGCGGGATCGTTGGCCTCTCGGCGGCGCACTCTCTCGCCGAGCGTGGCGCGGCCGTGACCCTCTACGAGCAGGGTGCGCTCGGGACCGGCAGCACGGCCCGGGCTGCGGGTGGAATCCGATCGCAGTTCTCGACGCCGGTCAACGTCTCGCTCTCACTGGCCAGCAAGCAGGTGTGGAACGACTTCGAAGCCCGCTTCGGCGTCGACATCGAGTACCGAAAGCACGGGTACCTGTTTCTCGCCAGATCCGAGTCGACCGCCGCGGACTTCCGCGAGACCGTCCGGATGCAGCGGGAACTGGGTGCGGAAAGCGAATACGTAGAGCCGTCCGAGGCGACGACGTACTGTCCCGGACTGGACCCGGAGCCGTTCGTCGGCGCGACGTACAACCCCGACGACGGAATCGCGGATCCGAACCTCGCCGTGCAGGGGTACGCGACGGCGGCCCGCGAGGCCGGCGTCGAGATCCGCACGGGGACGACCGTCACGGACGTCCGCCGCGACGGCGACCGCGTGATCGGCGTCGAGATCGACGGAACCGAGCGCCGGGAGGTCGACTACGTGGTCAACGCCGCGGGCGCGTGGGCCGGTCGCCTCGCCGAGCTGGCCGGGGTGGACCTCCCGATCGCGCCGCGCCGGCGCCAGATCGCCGTCGTGGAGCCGACGATGCCGGTCCCCGAGACCGTCCCGCTGACGATCGACCTCGAGACGGGGTCGTACTTCCGGCCGGAGCGCGAGGGCATCGCCCTCGTCGGCGGCCACTTCGACGGCCCCGATCCGGACGCCGATCCCGACCGGTTCGACGAGGGGATGGACATCGAGTGGGCGGCCACCGCCGTCGAGCGCGCGGCCGACTACACCGAGTACTTCGGCCCGGAGACGCGCATCCGGCGGGGCTGGGCGGGGCTCTACGCCGTCACCCCGGACCACCACCCCATCGTCGAGGAGTCGCTCCCGGGCCTCGTGACAGCAGCCGGCTTTTCGGGCCACGGCTTTCAGCACGCGCCCGCTACGGGTCAACTCGTGGCCGAACTCGTCCTCGACGGCGAGGCGTCGCTCGTCGATATTGCCGCCCTCGACGGCGACCGCTTCGATCGCGGCGAATCGCTCGCGGAGCACCACGTCGCGTGA
- a CDS encoding universal stress protein: protein MVSRILVPYDASGPSGAALRFAFEHFPDASIEVLHVVEPFADHTDAGSDHGRHQWRERATELAAEHFDEARAIAAEYDASIETDWRYGRPGHEVVAHATAGDFDHVVMGSHGRSGIERLMLGSVAETTIRRAGVPVTVIPET from the coding sequence ATGGTGTCGCGCATTCTCGTGCCGTACGACGCGAGCGGTCCGTCCGGGGCCGCGCTGCGATTCGCCTTCGAACACTTCCCGGACGCGTCGATCGAGGTCCTCCACGTCGTCGAACCGTTCGCCGATCACACCGACGCGGGGAGCGATCACGGCCGGCATCAGTGGCGCGAACGCGCGACCGAACTGGCAGCGGAACACTTCGACGAGGCGCGGGCGATCGCCGCCGAGTACGACGCCTCGATCGAGACGGACTGGCGGTACGGCCGGCCGGGCCACGAGGTCGTCGCCCACGCCACCGCCGGCGACTTCGACCACGTCGTGATGGGCAGTCACGGCCGCAGTGGCATCGAGCGACTCATGCTCGGGAGCGTCGCCGAGACGACGATCCGGCGGGCGGGCGTCCCGGTAACGGTCATCCCGGAGACCTAA
- a CDS encoding HVO_2922 family protein, with the protein MSNGATFEVYRDRADEWRWRLVARNGRIIADSGEGYTSKQGAERGIESVKRSAADAAVEYLPED; encoded by the coding sequence ATGAGCAACGGGGCAACGTTCGAGGTGTATCGCGACCGTGCGGACGAGTGGCGCTGGCGACTCGTCGCGAGAAACGGGCGGATCATCGCCGATAGCGGCGAGGGGTACACGTCGAAACAGGGAGCCGAGCGCGGCATCGAGAGCGTGAAACGGAGTGCGGCCGACGCAGCCGTCGAGTACCTCCCCGAGGACTGA
- a CDS encoding NAD-dependent succinate-semialdehyde dehydrogenase, translating into METTNPATNERIDTYEADSADDVDAALDRATDAYADWREVPMRERQELLVNAAAILRDRKREFAELMTREMGKPISQAESEVEKCAWGCEHYAEYAEAYLADEYYPSPPGTTAKTQYDPIGPVLAVMPWNYPFWQVFRFAAPSLAAGNVGLLKHASNVPGCALAIEEIFREAGFPEGVFQSLLIPSDLVDDIVEDDRVRAATLTGSGPAGRAVASTAGDQLKPTVLELGGSDPFIVFDDADLDAAAETGALARNLNGGQSCIAAKRFIVHESVAEAFTEKLVDEVEALTVGDPMDEDTDVGPQSSEGAMEHLHEQVEASVEAGATVLAGGEPMDREGAYYPPTVLTDIPANCPADSEELFGPVASVFTVGDEAQAIEKANDTRFGLGASIWTEDRDRGERVAGRIDAGCTFINQLTKSDPRVPFGGVKDSGYGRELSKEGIHEFVNRKTVWIE; encoded by the coding sequence ATGGAGACGACAAACCCGGCGACGAACGAACGAATCGACACCTACGAGGCCGATTCGGCGGACGACGTCGATGCGGCGCTCGACCGTGCGACCGACGCGTACGCAGACTGGCGCGAGGTCCCGATGCGCGAACGCCAGGAACTGCTCGTCAACGCGGCAGCGATCCTTCGCGATCGCAAGCGAGAGTTTGCCGAACTGATGACCCGGGAGATGGGCAAACCGATCTCGCAGGCCGAGAGCGAGGTCGAGAAGTGTGCGTGGGGTTGTGAACACTACGCCGAGTACGCAGAAGCCTACCTCGCCGACGAGTACTACCCGAGCCCGCCGGGGACGACGGCCAAGACGCAGTACGATCCGATCGGCCCCGTGCTGGCGGTCATGCCGTGGAACTACCCCTTCTGGCAGGTGTTTCGCTTCGCCGCGCCCTCGCTCGCCGCGGGCAACGTCGGCCTGCTGAAACACGCCTCGAACGTCCCAGGCTGTGCGCTCGCGATCGAGGAGATCTTCCGCGAGGCGGGCTTCCCCGAGGGCGTCTTCCAGTCGCTGCTCATCCCGTCCGATCTGGTCGACGACATCGTCGAGGACGATCGCGTCCGCGCGGCGACGCTCACCGGAAGCGGCCCGGCGGGTCGTGCCGTGGCGTCGACCGCTGGTGACCAGTTGAAACCGACCGTCCTCGAACTTGGCGGGAGCGACCCGTTCATCGTCTTCGACGACGCCGACCTCGACGCGGCCGCCGAGACCGGCGCGCTGGCGCGAAACCTGAACGGCGGCCAGTCCTGTATCGCCGCCAAGCGCTTCATCGTCCACGAGTCCGTCGCCGAGGCGTTCACCGAGAAACTCGTCGACGAGGTCGAAGCGCTCACCGTCGGCGACCCGATGGACGAGGACACCGACGTGGGGCCACAGTCCAGCGAGGGGGCGATGGAACACCTCCACGAACAGGTCGAGGCGAGCGTCGAGGCTGGCGCGACCGTTCTCGCGGGTGGCGAACCGATGGATCGAGAGGGCGCGTACTACCCGCCGACGGTCCTGACCGATATCCCGGCCAACTGCCCGGCCGACAGCGAGGAACTCTTCGGGCCCGTCGCCTCGGTCTTCACGGTCGGGGACGAAGCCCAAGCCATCGAGAAGGCCAACGACACGCGCTTCGGGCTCGGCGCGTCCATCTGGACCGAAGACCGCGACCGTGGCGAGCGCGTTGCCGGCCGGATCGACGCCGGTTGTACCTTCATCAACCAGCTCACGAAGTCCGATCCGCGCGTCCCCTTCGGCGGTGTCAAGGACTCCGGCTACGGCCGTGAACTCTCGAAAGAAGGCATTCACGAGTTCGTCAACCGCAAGACCGTCTGGATCGAGTAA
- a CDS encoding heavy metal translocating P-type ATPase, translating to MTSTDEQPPDSDPAVAEFSVPEMDCPSCAGKVENALGGVEGISEADLRPTTGSVSVAYDAENTTDAEIAGAIEGAGYAVTDSTDERAPAAEAGAGADTTGANDAAGDESPAIWTSSRGIKTWISGVFVALGLLFEFFFHGANAQVGTLVGTDLFLADVLFLVAVAVGGQEILRGGYYSAKLRNLDIDFLMSAAIVGALVASLAFGEALYFEAATLAFLFSVAELLETASMDRARNSLRELMDLSPDEATVRRDGEEVTVPVEAVDVGDVVLVKPGEKIPTDGTVVNGERSEGSEPARANGNSVSAVNQAPITGESVPVDKTEGDEVYAGTINESGYLEVSVTAAAGDDTLSRIVSMVEDAQANKTDREQFVERFADYYTPVVVAFAIVITLASPAVLGTTWPTAVVYGLTLLVLACPCAFVISTPVSVVSGITSAAKNGVLVKGGNHLEAMGAVDVVALDKTGTLTKGELTVTDVVPLSDNTEADVLRCARGLERRSEHPIGEAIVDAADEVGVAERDVADFESLTGKGVRAELDGTTHFAGKPGLFEDFGFDLSHVHAATDGGVVTQTARDLCDRNNCLDLLEETVPELQAEGKTVVLVGTEDELEGVIAVADEIRPDAKRTIQRLRDLGVERTVMLTGDNARTAATIAERVGVDDYRAELLPEEKVAAIEELMDGHDDGDEHRSVATGTTGGVAMVGDGINDAPALATATVGVAMGAAGTDTALETADIALMGDDIAKLPYLYELAHDANGVIRQNIWASLGIKAALAVGVPFGLVPIWLAVLAGDAGMTVGVTGNAMRLSRIEPESVEPSTVDRESGRIDTVQ from the coding sequence ATGACTTCGACGGACGAGCAGCCGCCCGATTCGGACCCGGCTGTCGCCGAGTTCTCGGTCCCCGAGATGGACTGTCCCTCCTGTGCGGGGAAGGTCGAGAACGCGCTGGGGGGTGTCGAGGGCATCTCCGAGGCCGACCTGCGGCCGACGACCGGCTCGGTGTCGGTCGCGTACGACGCCGAGAATACCACTGATGCGGAGATTGCCGGTGCCATCGAGGGTGCCGGGTACGCGGTGACCGATTCGACCGACGAGCGTGCGCCGGCCGCTGAAGCCGGAGCGGGTGCAGATACGACCGGTGCGAACGACGCGGCAGGCGACGAGTCGCCGGCCATCTGGACGAGTTCGCGGGGGATCAAGACCTGGATCAGCGGCGTCTTCGTCGCACTCGGTCTCCTGTTCGAATTCTTCTTCCACGGAGCCAACGCCCAGGTCGGGACGCTCGTCGGGACCGACCTCTTTCTCGCCGACGTGCTCTTTCTCGTCGCCGTCGCCGTGGGTGGGCAAGAGATCCTTCGCGGCGGCTACTACTCGGCGAAACTCCGCAACCTCGACATCGACTTCCTGATGTCCGCCGCGATCGTCGGCGCCCTGGTCGCGAGTCTCGCGTTCGGCGAGGCGCTGTACTTCGAGGCCGCGACGCTCGCGTTCCTCTTCAGCGTCGCCGAACTCCTGGAGACGGCCTCGATGGACCGGGCGCGCAACTCCCTGCGGGAGCTGATGGACCTCTCGCCGGACGAGGCGACCGTGCGGCGCGACGGCGAGGAAGTGACGGTTCCCGTCGAGGCGGTCGACGTGGGCGACGTCGTCCTCGTCAAGCCCGGCGAGAAGATCCCGACCGACGGCACCGTCGTCAACGGCGAGCGCAGCGAGGGATCGGAGCCCGCTCGAGCGAACGGGAACTCCGTGAGCGCCGTCAATCAGGCGCCGATCACGGGCGAGAGCGTCCCCGTCGACAAGACCGAGGGTGACGAGGTCTACGCCGGGACGATCAACGAGAGTGGCTACCTCGAAGTGTCGGTCACCGCAGCGGCCGGCGACGACACGCTCTCGCGGATCGTCTCCATGGTCGAGGACGCCCAGGCGAACAAGACAGACCGTGAGCAGTTCGTCGAGCGCTTCGCGGACTACTACACGCCCGTCGTCGTCGCCTTCGCGATCGTCATCACGCTCGCCAGTCCCGCCGTCCTCGGGACCACGTGGCCGACGGCCGTCGTCTACGGCCTGACGCTGCTGGTGCTCGCCTGCCCCTGCGCGTTCGTCATCTCGACGCCCGTCTCCGTCGTCTCCGGCATCACGAGCGCCGCGAAGAACGGCGTCCTCGTCAAGGGTGGAAATCACTTGGAGGCGATGGGCGCAGTCGACGTCGTCGCACTCGACAAGACGGGCACCCTGACGAAGGGTGAACTCACCGTCACCGATGTCGTTCCGCTGTCCGACAACACCGAGGCCGACGTCCTCCGCTGTGCGCGCGGGCTCGAACGTCGCAGCGAACACCCGATCGGCGAGGCCATCGTCGACGCGGCCGACGAGGTCGGCGTCGCCGAGCGCGACGTCGCCGACTTCGAGAGCCTCACGGGAAAGGGCGTCCGCGCCGAACTGGACGGGACGACCCACTTCGCCGGCAAGCCCGGCCTCTTCGAAGACTTCGGCTTTGATCTCTCGCACGTCCACGCCGCGACCGACGGGGGTGTGGTCACGCAGACGGCGCGCGACCTGTGCGACCGGAACAACTGCCTCGACCTGCTGGAGGAGACCGTCCCCGAACTGCAGGCCGAGGGCAAGACGGTCGTCCTCGTCGGCACCGAGGACGAACTCGAGGGCGTGATCGCCGTCGCGGACGAGATTCGCCCCGACGCGAAACGGACCATCCAGCGCTTGCGCGATCTCGGCGTCGAGCGGACCGTCATGCTCACCGGGGACAACGCGCGGACGGCCGCCACCATCGCCGAGCGGGTGGGCGTCGACGACTACCGGGCGGAACTCCTCCCCGAGGAGAAGGTGGCCGCCATCGAGGAATTGATGGACGGCCACGACGATGGCGACGAGCACCGGTCGGTCGCTACCGGGACTACCGGCGGCGTGGCGATGGTCGGCGACGGCATCAACGACGCGCCTGCGCTGGCGACCGCTACCGTCGGCGTCGCGATGGGCGCCGCGGGGACCGACACGGCGCTCGAAACCGCCGATATCGCCCTCATGGGCGACGATATCGCGAAACTTCCCTACCTCTACGAACTCGCCCACGACGCCAACGGCGTCATCCGGCAGAACATCTGGGCCAGCCTCGGGATCAAGGCCGCGCTCGCGGTCGGCGTCCCCTTCGGGCTCGTCCCCATCTGGCTGGCCGTCCTCGCAGGCGACGCCGGGATGACCGTCGGCGTCACCGGCAACGCGATGCGCCTCTCGCGGATCGAGCCGGAGTCGGTCGAACCGAGCACGGTCGATCGGGAGTCGGGGCGAATTGATACCGTCCAGTGA